A stretch of DNA from Nocardioides sp. Arc9.136:
GGCCAGCCGCGGGTCCGGCGCCGAGCCGCCCTGGTCGGTCAGCCAGAACGACGAGAGCCGCCGGTTGCGGGCGTTGAGCGCGAGCAGCACGTCCTCGTCGTTGACCAGCTCGGCGACGTTGACGTCGGGGGTCGGCGCCGGCGCCACCAGGCCGAAGGCGCTGAGGATGCCGCCGGCCTTGGCGTGGGTCTCGGCGACCTCGTACGCCGCGTCGGAGTCGCGCACGAGCGTCGCGCCGGCCGTCACCTTGAGGTTGCCCTCGAGGTCGACGTCGGCGGTGCGGATCACGATCGGGCTGTCCACGACCGGCCCCCCGGTCGCGTCGCGGCCGAGCACGGCCAGGGCGGCGCCGTAGTAGCCGCGCCCCTCGGTCTCGTAGGCCTTGATCAGCCGGCAGGCGTTCTCCACCGGGCTGCCGGTGACGGTGGCGGCGTACATCGTGTCGCGCAGCACCTCGCGCGGGTCCCGGTCGGTGCGGCCGGCGAGGAGGTACTCGGTGTGGACGAGGCGGCTCATCGGCTTGAGGAACGGCCCGAGCACCTGGCCGCCCTGGTTGCAGATGTCACACATCATCTTCAGCTCCTCGTCGACGACCATGAAGAGCTCGTAGATCTCCTTCTCGTCGCGCAGGAACTCCAGGAGCCGACCGCGGACGTCCGCGTCGGGCTCGCGGGGGATGCGGAAGGTGCCGCTGATCGGGTTCATCCGGACGTCGCCGCCGTGGATGGAGACGTGCCGCTCGGGGCTGGCGCCGATGAGGTAGCGGTCGCCGGTGAAGAAGACGTAGGTCCAGTAGGCGCCGCGCTCGCGCTCGAGCAGCCGGCGGAACACCGCGAGCGCCTTGGCGGCGCCCCAGTCGGCGACCTTCGCGCGGTAGTGCCGGCCGATCACCAGGTTCGCGCCCTCGCCCTGGCCGATCTCGTCGCGGATGATCGACTCGACGAGCTTCCCGTACTCCTCGTCGTCGGTCTCGAACCCGCCGCGGTCGGCGAAGGCCACCTCGGCCTCGTCGATCGCCTCGACCACCTCGGCGACGGAGAACTCCAGCTCGGTCTCGACGTCGACCACGACCAGCGGCGTCCCGTCGTCGTGGGCCTCGAAGCCGCGCTCGGCGACCTGGCGGAACGGCACCGCGAGCAGCCGGTCGGCGATGTGACCCTCGGCCGGCGGGCCCTCCTCGAGCGGTACGTCGAGCAGGGACTCGACCACGGAGCGCCGGCCGCCGACG
This window harbors:
- a CDS encoding anthranilate synthase family protein, which encodes MTSTPNARDAIAALQGHEAWAIIRRSTRAGDRDSVGLVGGRRSVVESLLDVPLEEGPPAEGHIADRLLAVPFRQVAERGFEAHDDGTPLVVVDVETELEFSVAEVVEAIDEAEVAFADRGGFETDDEEYGKLVESIIRDEIGQGEGANLVIGRHYRAKVADWGAAKALAVFRRLLERERGAYWTYVFFTGDRYLIGASPERHVSIHGGDVRMNPISGTFRIPREPDADVRGRLLEFLRDEKEIYELFMVVDEELKMMCDICNQGGQVLGPFLKPMSRLVHTEYLLAGRTDRDPREVLRDTMYAATVTGSPVENACRLIKAYETEGRGYYGAALAVLGRDATGGPVVDSPIVIRTADVDLEGNLKVTAGATLVRDSDAAYEVAETHAKAGGILSAFGLVAPAPTPDVNVAELVNDEDVLLALNARNRRLSSFWLTDQGGSAPDPRLAGRSAVILDGEDDFVNMLRHVLGVLGMTSEVVRHEEYVAGCLDGFDLVIVGPGPGDPRDDDDPKMANLRAAVAELLEERRPFLAVCLGHQALCHQLGIPLAYKDIVFQGTQSPVPLEGRTERVGFYNTFVGRVGRDDALPAGVRVDTDPDSGDVHHLAGPHYRGIQFHAESILTEHGYDLLHDYVVSLLLDEPGNPAATR